The proteins below are encoded in one region of Lactuca sativa cultivar Salinas chromosome 3, Lsat_Salinas_v11, whole genome shotgun sequence:
- the LOC128133066 gene encoding vegetative cell wall protein gp1-like — protein sequence MKSHCFLLAFFLLVATSVAHVGFGAPISISLSSTPSLPIGYPQPNTPSLTVVPGTPACNDTPPPSPTVSPPVYTPPPVPNPPVPAPTPSISPSPAPSVVACPPVATPPVSSPPPPVPYNRRLKPQPITPISPPIPTPPLLPTPAPSISPTPAPSVVACPPVATPPPVPYNRGLKPLPITPTPPPIINPPFLDPPTVAPSPANSPSISPGLPCNDTTLPPVAPPLPYPPNTPPYNPPDVTPLPPVIPPTIPPFPTNTPPPPVTPLVSPPPPPPPVPVLPPSPVTPAPAPLPCPTNPPPPPPPCITTAPPPTNSTPPSPNPPKMPPYIPSPSIPPNYPVIPIPSPPCNNDAVIGKQPIH from the coding sequence gttgcaCATGTTGGTTTTGGAGCACCAATTTCCATATCACTCTCTTCGACACCATCGCTACCTATCGGTTACCCCCAACCCAACACCCCTTCACTCACCGTGGTTCCAGGTACACCAGCATGTAACGACACACCTCCGCCATCACCCACCGTATCTCCGCCAGTTTATACACCTCCACCAGTTCCAAACCCACCCGTACCTGCTCCAACACCGTCTATTTCACCCAGCCCTGCACCATCTGTGGTAGCTTGCCCACCTGTTGCTACACCACCTGTCAGTTCACCACCGCCGCCGGTGCCCTATAATCGCCGACTTAAACCACAACCTATCACTCCGATTTCACCACCCATTCCAACTCCACCACTCCTACCTACTCCGGCACCGTCTATTTCACCCACCCCTGCACCGTCTGTGGTAGCTTGTCCACCTGTAGCTACACCGCCGCCGGTGCCTTATAATCGAGGACTTAAACCACTGCCCATCACTccgactccaccacctataatcaATCCGCCATTCCTAGACCCACCAACCGTCGCTCCTTCTCCGGCCAACTCACCTAGTATTTCTCCGGGTTTGCCCTGCAACGACACAACTCTACCACCTGTAGCTCCACCCCTTCCTTATCCACCCAACACTCCACCTTATAACCCACCTGATGTAACACCACTACCTCCAGTGATACCACCGACAATTCCTCCATTTCCAACTAACACTCCACCACCTCCGGTGACACCGTTAGTTTCACcgccacctccacctccaccagTTCCTGTTTTACCACCCAGTCCAGTGACGCCGGCACCTGCACCGCTTCCATGTCCAACCAACCCTCCACCTCCCCCGCCACCTTGCATCACCACCGCTCCACCACCAACTAACTCAACTCCACCATCTCCGAATCCACCCAAGATGCCACCATACATTCCCTCACCAAGTATTCCACCAAATTACCCTGTCATCCCTATCCCCTCACCACCTTGCAACAATGATGCAGTGATAGGCAAGCAGCCTATACACTGA